A single genomic interval of Malania oleifera isolate guangnan ecotype guangnan chromosome 11, ASM2987363v1, whole genome shotgun sequence harbors:
- the LOC131167983 gene encoding patellin-6 has product MSNECSWIPFGSHSTPIMEASSPIAIPQIPTPEQPVASPRPCKKSFVASLMEAAALRSPSFKEDTYFVSHLKSSEKKALQDLKDKLAAANIESDSMWGIPISGGDERADVILLKFLRARDFRVADSLQMLQKCLGWRKEFEAETIVEEDLGFKELEGLVAYMSGFDREGHPVCYNAYGVFKDKDMYERIFGDEEKLKKFLRWRVQVLERGMNLLHFKPGGVNSLIQVTDLKDMPKRELRVASNQILSLFQDNYPEMVARKIFINVPWYFSVLYSMFSPFLTQRTKSKFVISKEGNVAETLYKFIRPEDVPVQYGGLSRPSDLQHGPAKPASEFTVKGGEKVNIQIEGIEAGATITWDIVVGGWDLEYGAEFVPTEDGSYTIAVEKPRKMAASEEAVHNSFTSREAGKMVLSVDNTASRKRKVAAYRYVVRKSTTA; this is encoded by the exons ATGAGCAATGAATGTTCATGG ATTCCATTTGGGTCTCACTCAACGCCAATAATGGAAGCTTCATCACCCATCGCAATCCCACAAATCCCTACTCCAGAGCAGCCTGTGGCATCCCCGAGACCCTGCAAGAAGAGCTTTGTTGCTTCGTTAATGGAGGCCGCCGCACTTCGCTCTCCCTCCTTCAAGGAAGACACCTACTTCGTTTCCCACCTCAAGTCCTCCGAAAAGAAAGCTCTGCAAGATCTCAAGGACAAACTCGCCGCCGCCAATATTGAGTCTGATTCAATGTGGGGAATCCCCATTTCGGGCGGAGACGAAAGGGCTGATGTGATCCTCCTGAAGTTCTTGCGAGCCAGAGACTTCAGGGTCGCGGACTCGCTTCAAATGTTGCAGAAGTGCTTGGGTTGGAGGAAAGAGTTCGAAGCTGAGACCATCGTTGAggaagatttagggtttaaggagcTGGAAGGTCTGGTGGCTTACATGTCTGGGTTCGACAGAGAAGGTCACCCTGTTTGCTACAACGCTTATGGGGTGTTCAAAGATAAGGATATGTACGAGAGGATCTTTGGGGACGAAGAGAAGCTCAAAAAGTTTCTGAGGTGGAGAGTTCAGGTGCTTGAGAGAGGCATGAATCTTCTGCATTTCAAGCCTGGTGGGGTTAACTCTCTGATTCAGGTCACAGATCTCAAGGACATGCCCAAGAGAGAGCTCAGGGTCGCTTCTAATCAGATCCTCTCTCTTTTTCAAGACAACTATCCTGAAATGGTGGCTCGTAAG ATTTTCATCAACGTGCCATGGTACTTCAGTGTTCTGTATTCGATGTTTAGCCCGTTCCTTACCCAACGAACCAAGAGTAAGTTTGTGATCTCGAAAGAAGGAAATGTTGCAGAGACCCTTTACAA GTTTATCAGGCCGGAGGATGTGCCGGTTCAGTACGGAGGGCTGAGTCGACCAAGCGACTTGCAGCATGGTCCGGCCAAACCGGCTTCCGAGTTCACCGTGAAAGGAGGGGAGAAAGTTAACATACAGATTGAGGGAATTGAG GCAGGGGCAACAATAACATGGGACATAGTTGTGGGAGGCTGGGACTTGGAATACGGGGCTGAGTTTGTGCCGACTGAAGACGGGAGCTACACCATCGCAGTGGAGAAGCCCAGGAAGATGGCAGCCTCAGAAGAGGCAGTGCACAACTCGTT